Proteins encoded in a region of the Sphingomonas jaspsi DSM 18422 genome:
- a CDS encoding Fur family transcriptional regulator, with amino-acid sequence MGAQHQHQHQLHEGDSLRSAAARRMSERGEQWTEMRAAVFDALAGFDKPASAYDIAEAVSKSRGKRVAANSVYRILDLFVGTNLARRVESANAYVANQHPGCLHDCIFLICDSCGSATHIDDDKLSAGVRDAAEHAGFAEVRPVIEVRGRCGDCS; translated from the coding sequence ATGGGCGCGCAGCATCAGCACCAACATCAGCTTCATGAAGGCGATTCGCTTCGGTCGGCGGCGGCCCGGCGCATGTCCGAGCGAGGCGAACAATGGACCGAGATGCGCGCGGCAGTGTTCGACGCACTGGCCGGCTTCGACAAGCCCGCATCGGCCTATGACATCGCAGAGGCAGTATCGAAATCGCGCGGCAAGCGGGTCGCGGCCAACAGCGTCTATCGCATCCTCGACCTGTTCGTCGGCACCAATCTGGCGCGGCGGGTCGAGAGCGCTAACGCCTATGTCGCCAACCAGCATCCGGGATGCCTGCACGACTGTATTTTCCTGATCTGCGACAGCTGCGGATCGGCGACCCATATCGACGACGACAAATTGTCGGCCGGGGTCCGCGATGCTGCCGAGCATGCTGGCTTCGCCGAAGTACGTCCGGTGATCGAAGTCCGCGGCCGCTGCGGCGACTGCAGCTAA
- the cutA gene encoding divalent-cation tolerance protein CutA, translated as MSVVTVYAVFADPAEAQAIGRTIVEEGLAACVNILQPCRSIYRWDGAIETATETPALFKTTLAKADAIIARISDLHSYSVAAIAVWPIERLALSYADWVEQSVE; from the coding sequence GTGAGCGTCGTTACCGTCTACGCCGTGTTCGCCGACCCGGCCGAAGCGCAGGCGATCGGCCGCACCATCGTCGAGGAAGGCCTGGCGGCCTGCGTCAACATCCTGCAGCCCTGCCGCAGCATCTATCGCTGGGACGGCGCGATCGAAACGGCGACCGAGACGCCTGCCCTGTTCAAGACGACGCTGGCCAAGGCCGACGCCATCATCGCCCGTATCTCCGACCTGCACAGCTATTCCGTCGCGGCCATCGCCGTCTGGCCGATCGAGCGCCTGGCCCTAAGCTATGCCGATTGGGTCGAACAAAGCGTCGAATAA
- a CDS encoding COX15/CtaA family protein, protein MDSVLPAPAAASARSPHPRAIANWLLTVAAMVFVMLVVGGITRLTESGLSITEWKPVSGAIPPLTQADWQHAFDLYKATPEYLEINGPAGMDLASFKFIFFWEWFHRLIGRLIGLAFALPLLWFWVRRQIPQGYGWRLIALLALGASQGALGWYMVQSGLVNRTDVSHFRLSAHLLTALFILSGLIWTALDLRQLARTGENGPARLTGAALLTASALAVQLLLGAWVAGLDAGYVSNSWPLMNGQLFPEGIDWSKGALFAFTHDPFLLHFIHRWWAWVVVAALVIFARKVKRVDRKASTAIHSAFGTQVILGIATVMSGISLWLAVAHQAVGALLVAATVWGMHAVGRRTA, encoded by the coding sequence ATGGACTCGGTTCTTCCCGCACCCGCCGCCGCTTCGGCCCGATCGCCACACCCCCGCGCCATCGCCAACTGGTTGCTGACTGTCGCCGCCATGGTGTTCGTCATGCTGGTCGTCGGCGGGATCACGCGGCTGACCGAAAGCGGCCTTTCGATCACCGAATGGAAGCCCGTCAGCGGCGCCATCCCGCCCCTGACGCAGGCGGACTGGCAGCATGCGTTCGACCTGTACAAGGCCACGCCGGAATATCTCGAAATCAACGGCCCGGCCGGCATGGACCTGGCCAGCTTCAAGTTCATTTTTTTCTGGGAATGGTTCCACCGCCTGATCGGCCGACTGATCGGGCTCGCCTTCGCGCTTCCGCTGCTGTGGTTCTGGGTCCGCAGGCAAATCCCGCAGGGCTATGGCTGGCGGCTGATCGCCCTTCTCGCGCTCGGCGCGAGCCAGGGCGCGCTCGGCTGGTACATGGTCCAATCGGGACTGGTGAACCGGACCGACGTCAGCCATTTCCGCCTGTCCGCGCACCTGCTGACCGCGCTGTTCATCCTTTCGGGTTTGATCTGGACCGCGCTCGACCTGCGCCAGCTTGCCCGCACCGGTGAGAACGGTCCTGCTCGCCTGACCGGGGCCGCCCTGCTTACGGCAAGCGCGCTCGCCGTCCAGTTGCTGCTTGGCGCGTGGGTCGCGGGGCTCGATGCCGGCTATGTTTCCAACAGCTGGCCGCTGATGAACGGCCAACTCTTCCCCGAAGGGATCGACTGGTCGAAGGGCGCGCTGTTCGCCTTCACCCACGACCCCTTCCTGCTGCACTTCATCCATCGTTGGTGGGCCTGGGTAGTGGTCGCGGCCCTTGTCATCTTCGCGCGCAAGGTGAAGCGCGTGGACCGCAAGGCGTCGACCGCGATCCACAGCGCCTTCGGTACTCAGGTCATCCTGGGCATCGCCACGGTGATGTCGGGTATCTCGCTATGGCTGGCGGTGGCGCACCAGGCGGTCGGCGCACTGCTGGTCGCGGCGACGGTTTGGGGGATGCACGCCGTCGGACGGCGAACCGCGTGA
- the rplM gene encoding 50S ribosomal protein L13 yields MKALMKTTKSAKPAEVEKKWHLIDAENLVVGRVATIIANILRGKHKPSFTPHVDCGDHVVVINADKVRFTGKKLQQKLYYKHTGYAGGLKEVRADKVLDGRFPERVLEKAVERMIPRGPLGRDQMRALHLYNGTEHPHGGQNPELLDVASMNRKNKVGA; encoded by the coding sequence ATGAAGGCGCTGATGAAGACGACCAAGTCGGCCAAGCCGGCGGAAGTCGAAAAGAAGTGGCATCTGATCGATGCCGAAAATCTGGTGGTCGGCCGCGTTGCCACGATCATCGCCAACATTTTGCGCGGCAAGCATAAGCCGAGCTTCACCCCGCACGTCGATTGCGGCGACCATGTCGTCGTCATCAACGCGGACAAGGTGCGCTTCACCGGCAAGAAGCTGCAGCAGAAGCTGTACTACAAGCACACCGGTTATGCCGGCGGCCTGAAGGAAGTGCGCGCCGACAAGGTCCTCGACGGCCGTTTCCCGGAACGCGTCCTTGAAAAGGCGGTTGAGCGCATGATCCCGCGCGGTCCGCTCGGTCGCGACCAGATGCGTGCCCTGCACCTCTACAACGGCACCGAGCACCCGCACGGCGGCCAGAACCCCGAACTCCTCGACGTCGCGTCGATGAACCGCAAGAACAAGGTGGGCGCATAA
- the rpsI gene encoding 30S ribosomal protein S9, whose translation MADKKSLADLGEITNQAATAEAPAADAPATEATTEAAAPVNTQPETPLREQQLDKYGRAYATGRRKDAVARVWLKPGSGKITINGRDQEIYFARPTLRLVINQPFGVTDRDGQYDVIATVKGGGLSGQAGAVKHGIAQALSRYEPALRTAVKREGFLTRDSRVVERKKYGKAKARRSFQFSKR comes from the coding sequence ATGGCCGACAAGAAGAGCCTCGCCGACCTGGGCGAAATCACCAACCAGGCCGCCACTGCCGAAGCGCCTGCCGCTGACGCGCCGGCTACCGAAGCCACCACCGAAGCTGCTGCTCCGGTCAACACCCAGCCGGAAACCCCGCTGCGCGAACAGCAGCTGGACAAATATGGCCGCGCCTATGCCACCGGTCGCCGTAAGGACGCCGTGGCCCGCGTGTGGCTGAAGCCGGGTTCGGGCAAGATCACGATCAACGGTCGCGACCAGGAAATCTACTTCGCCCGTCCGACCCTGCGTCTGGTCATCAACCAGCCGTTCGGCGTGACCGACCGCGATGGTCAGTATGACGTGATCGCCACCGTCAAGGGCGGCGGCTTGTCGGGCCAGGCCGGTGCGGTCAAGCACGGCATCGCCCAGGCGCTGTCGCGTTACGAACCGGCGCTGCGCACCGCGGTGAAGCGTGAAGGCTTCCTGACCCGCGACAGCCGCGTCGTCGAACGTAAGAAGTACGGCAAGGCCAAGGCCCGCCGCAGCTTCCAGTTCTCGAAGCGCTAA
- the pnuC gene encoding nicotinamide riboside transporter PnuC: protein MTIWEAIAALLGLANVWLVVRRSVWNYPFGLAMVALYFFVFWEAKLYSDALLQIFFFAIQLYGWWNWVRAPKVDDGIMVERMGNAARFNWLAVTVLASLAWGFGMHRLTDAAAPFVDATVAGFSVAAQLLQSLRRFESWALWIAVDVIAVGLYAWKGLFLTSGLYLIFLLMAVAGFVEWRRKLVA, encoded by the coding sequence ATGACAATCTGGGAAGCGATCGCCGCGCTGCTGGGGCTCGCCAACGTCTGGTTGGTCGTGCGCCGATCGGTGTGGAACTATCCGTTCGGACTCGCGATGGTGGCGCTCTACTTCTTCGTGTTCTGGGAAGCGAAGCTCTATTCAGACGCGCTGCTGCAGATATTTTTCTTCGCGATCCAGCTCTACGGCTGGTGGAACTGGGTACGGGCGCCGAAGGTCGATGACGGTATCATGGTCGAACGGATGGGCAATGCCGCGCGCTTCAACTGGCTTGCCGTTACCGTCCTGGCCAGTTTGGCATGGGGCTTCGGTATGCACCGACTGACCGATGCGGCAGCGCCCTTCGTCGACGCGACGGTAGCCGGTTTTAGTGTCGCTGCGCAGTTGCTGCAGTCGCTGCGCCGCTTCGAAAGCTGGGCGCTGTGGATCGCGGTCGACGTCATCGCCGTCGGTCTCTACGCGTGGAAGGGCCTCTTCCTCACCTCAGGACTTTATCTGATATTCCTGCTGATGGCCGTCGCCGGGTTCGTCGAGTGGCGGCGAAAGCTGGTCGCATGA
- a CDS encoding MerC domain-containing protein: MSPIAIPTKRLDRLAIGLSGLCLVHCLATSVLLAVLASAGSALGAPWIHEVGLILAMAMGMIALGKGIFEHGYTMPSAVGGLGLGVMAGALTLPHNGTEAVFTMLGVGILALGHRLNHIAGE; encoded by the coding sequence ATGTCGCCCATCGCGATTCCTACCAAGCGCCTCGACCGGCTGGCCATCGGCCTGTCCGGGCTTTGCCTTGTGCATTGCCTGGCGACCAGCGTGCTGCTTGCCGTTCTGGCCAGCGCGGGGAGCGCGCTTGGGGCGCCGTGGATCCACGAAGTCGGCCTGATCCTCGCCATGGCGATGGGCATGATCGCGCTGGGCAAGGGCATCTTCGAACATGGCTACACCATGCCCAGCGCGGTGGGGGGTCTGGGCCTTGGCGTTATGGCCGGTGCACTGACGCTGCCGCACAACGGGACCGAAGCGGTCTTCACCATGTTGGGGGTGGGCATCCTGGCCCTCGGCCATCGTCTCAACCACATCGCCGGGGAATAG
- a CDS encoding methyltransferase domain-containing protein, with translation MSDGDYLLGTQDIEVERLGLQHRVWRSEMMSGLDAAGFTSGQTFLDIGAGPGHATADLADIAGTDGQVIALERAPHFLETLRARRLPNADVREIDLVEEDIGDGIADAAWTRWVLAFLADPSPVVAKIARALKPGGRAVFHEYLDYEAWRLIPQPPAQRRYRDLVVKSWRDTGGDPDAALQLPAWLADAGMEVVSMRPMVRIIEPADPMWEWPRSFMATNAYRLRDLGYCSDEEAAEFSTLLDDPAPGTRMLTPVVAEVIAVKC, from the coding sequence ATGAGCGACGGCGACTATCTTCTCGGCACGCAGGACATCGAGGTCGAACGCCTCGGCCTGCAGCACCGCGTCTGGCGGTCGGAAATGATGAGCGGGCTGGACGCGGCGGGTTTCACCAGCGGCCAGACCTTCCTCGACATCGGCGCAGGGCCCGGCCATGCGACGGCGGACCTGGCCGACATCGCAGGGACCGACGGCCAGGTTATCGCACTCGAACGTGCGCCGCATTTCCTAGAAACGCTGCGCGCTCGCCGCCTGCCGAACGCAGACGTGCGCGAAATCGACTTGGTCGAAGAGGACATCGGTGACGGCATCGCCGACGCGGCATGGACCCGCTGGGTTCTCGCCTTCCTGGCCGACCCGTCGCCGGTCGTCGCCAAGATCGCCCGGGCGCTCAAGCCCGGCGGCCGCGCCGTTTTCCACGAATATCTCGATTATGAAGCGTGGCGACTGATTCCCCAGCCACCCGCCCAGCGGCGATACCGCGACCTGGTGGTCAAAAGCTGGCGCGACACCGGCGGCGATCCGGATGCCGCGTTGCAACTGCCCGCGTGGCTGGCCGATGCAGGGATGGAAGTGGTGTCGATGCGGCCGATGGTGCGCATCATTGAACCCGCCGACCCGATGTGGGAATGGCCGCGCAGCTTCATGGCGACCAACGCCTATCGCCTGCGCGACCTGGGGTATTGCAGCGATGAAGAGGCGGCGGAGTTCTCGACGCTGCTCGACGATCCTGCGCCTGGAACGCGCATGCTGACCCCGGTCGTGGCCGAAGTCATCGCCGTCAAATGCTAA
- a CDS encoding DHA2 family efflux MFS transporter permease subunit has protein sequence METKAMDPGRRTLVTIAIMLAVLIQVLDTTIANVALPHMQASLGATQESINWVLTSYIVAAAITIPISGWLADKVGRKRLLVIAVIGFTIASFLCAIATSLPEMVMFRLIQGITGAFLVPLAQATMFDINPPEKHAQAMALFGGGIMIGPILGPVLGGWLTESYDWRWVFLVNIPVGTLAALMLLRYMPKTPKNEHKFDVFGFALLGLALGGLQMALDRGQQLDWLQSWEVWLEFALFIGAMWMFVIHTMTGRQPIFSREMFMDRNFSLGLLFMAVTGVLLLAGLALLPPLLQRLYGYSVLQSGILTAPRGVGTLISMLLAGRLVGKVDLRILVALGMGLMGWSLHMMTGFAIDMGKGPIIWSGVVQGLGLGLVFVTMQALAFATLKPEMRTHAASLLNLSRNIGGSIGISIVTTLLARNLQVAHADMVSHVTDQVLPTITQGVVAQLGLPASSALALADAEITRQAAFIAYLDDFWIMQWITFASIPLVLLLRPAKPAAPGEPKMAMAD, from the coding sequence GTGGAAACCAAAGCCATGGATCCGGGCCGGCGCACGCTGGTCACCATCGCCATCATGCTGGCGGTGCTGATCCAGGTGCTCGACACGACCATCGCCAATGTCGCGCTGCCGCACATGCAGGCCAGCCTCGGCGCGACGCAGGAAAGCATCAACTGGGTGCTGACCAGCTATATCGTCGCAGCCGCCATCACCATCCCGATCAGCGGCTGGCTGGCCGACAAGGTCGGGCGCAAGCGCCTGCTGGTGATTGCCGTCATCGGTTTCACGATCGCCAGTTTCCTGTGCGCGATCGCCACGTCGCTTCCCGAGATGGTCATGTTCCGCCTGATCCAGGGGATTACCGGCGCCTTCCTCGTGCCATTGGCGCAGGCGACGATGTTCGACATCAACCCGCCCGAAAAGCATGCGCAGGCGATGGCCCTGTTCGGCGGCGGGATCATGATCGGGCCGATCCTGGGGCCGGTGCTCGGCGGCTGGCTGACCGAAAGCTACGACTGGCGCTGGGTGTTCCTGGTCAACATCCCGGTCGGCACGCTCGCCGCGCTGATGCTGCTGCGCTACATGCCCAAGACGCCGAAGAACGAGCATAAGTTCGACGTGTTCGGCTTCGCCCTGCTGGGCCTCGCTCTCGGCGGGCTGCAGATGGCGCTGGATCGTGGGCAGCAGCTGGACTGGCTGCAGAGCTGGGAAGTCTGGCTGGAATTCGCGCTGTTCATCGGCGCGATGTGGATGTTCGTTATCCACACCATGACCGGTCGCCAGCCGATCTTCTCGCGCGAGATGTTCATGGACCGCAATTTCTCGCTTGGCCTGTTGTTCATGGCGGTGACCGGGGTGCTGCTGCTCGCCGGCCTGGCGCTGCTGCCGCCGCTGCTACAGCGGCTCTACGGCTATTCGGTGCTGCAGTCGGGCATCCTGACCGCCCCGCGCGGGGTGGGCACGCTGATTTCCATGCTCCTTGCGGGTAGGCTGGTCGGCAAGGTCGACCTGCGCATCCTCGTCGCGCTCGGCATGGGTCTGATGGGCTGGTCGCTGCACATGATGACCGGCTTCGCGATCGACATGGGCAAGGGGCCGATCATCTGGTCAGGCGTGGTCCAGGGACTTGGCCTAGGACTGGTCTTCGTCACCATGCAGGCGCTGGCCTTCGCCACGTTGAAGCCGGAAATGCGCACGCATGCGGCGAGCCTGCTGAACCTGTCGCGCAACATCGGCGGGTCGATCGGGATCAGCATCGTCACAACCCTGCTTGCCCGCAACCTGCAGGTCGCGCACGCCGACATGGTCAGCCACGTCACCGACCAGGTCTTGCCGACGATCACGCAGGGTGTCGTCGCGCAGCTCGGCCTTCCGGCCTCGTCTGCGCTGGCTCTTGCTGATGCCGAAATCACCCGGCAGGCCGCCTTCATCGCCTACCTCGACGATTTCTGGATCATGCAGTGGATCACCTTCGCCTCGATCCCGCTTGTCCTGCTGCTGCGCCCGGCCAAGCCCGCGGCGCCGGGAGAGCCCAAGATGGCGATGGCAGACTGA
- a CDS encoding DUF167 domain-containing protein, translated as MALLSVRVTPRSAKPGVGEWKSDPSGRDYLELRVAAAPTDGAANEEVIRLLAKALGLPRSRLSIASGESARLKRIDTPLSEIELRDRL; from the coding sequence ATGGCGCTGCTATCCGTCCGGGTTACGCCGCGCTCGGCCAAGCCGGGCGTCGGGGAGTGGAAAAGCGATCCCTCGGGACGCGATTATCTTGAACTTCGGGTGGCGGCGGCCCCTACCGACGGCGCTGCAAATGAGGAAGTGATCCGGCTGCTGGCCAAGGCGCTCGGCCTGCCGCGGTCGCGTCTCAGCATCGCCAGCGGCGAGAGCGCACGGCTGAAGCGGATCGACACGCCGCTAAGCGAAATCGAGCTGCGCGACCGGCTTTAG
- a CDS encoding AAA family ATPase — MTLIVLHGVESVGKTTLGRELASYFGAQFLPEFGRSYCEINGTDISADELLLIGRWQQHNIEVALTEHRIVISDTDALMTAAWARMMLGHDLPELFAARKGDLYLHCSPDTPFVSDGLRVYGNPEERARFDSMAKAVLHQVGIRPVILRGSWDARRNTAKTAIRELIGLEPISLSS; from the coding sequence ATGACCTTGATCGTCCTCCATGGCGTCGAGAGCGTCGGCAAGACGACCCTGGGCCGAGAGCTGGCGAGCTATTTCGGCGCACAGTTCCTGCCCGAATTCGGCCGCAGCTATTGCGAGATCAACGGTACCGACATCAGCGCCGACGAGCTGCTGCTGATCGGGCGTTGGCAGCAGCACAATATCGAAGTCGCGCTGACCGAACATCGCATCGTCATCAGCGATACCGACGCGCTGATGACCGCGGCCTGGGCGCGGATGATGCTGGGTCACGACCTGCCCGAGCTGTTCGCCGCCCGGAAGGGGGACCTCTATCTTCATTGTTCGCCCGATACGCCGTTCGTCAGCGACGGCCTGCGTGTCTATGGCAATCCGGAAGAGCGGGCGCGGTTCGATTCCATGGCGAAGGCCGTACTCCACCAGGTCGGGATCCGCCCGGTCATCCTGCGCGGCAGCTGGGATGCGCGGCGCAATACCGCCAAAACCGCGATCCGCGAACTGATCGGGCTCGAACCAATCAGCCTTTCGTCCTGA
- a CDS encoding tetratricopeptide repeat protein encodes MGLPKGWDATAHAEWEAKRPGPAIAIALARLNSDPAPTADMALQACYYLFLQNAFAPARDILERAVAAHPGHLPLRLNAGVLCTRTGDHVATRHHLEHYIALGGTDVGAFDGLAGACHKLGDDDRAADWGRKAIAAKTEMASRLGPLLTLGQPRPDGASIIAFSLWGSNPRYLRGAVHNALRAPQVYPDFRCRFYLDASVPDDLVATLQRLGAETIVEQGEPSNIHRLTRRFLVADDPSVRRYLVRDCDSLVNAREAASVGLWIDSGRPFHVMRDWWTHSDPILAGMWAGMGGVLPPLAPLIATYKPKVLETPNWDQWFLRDRIWPSIRANALVHDRCFHGEDSEPFPGLPPRGNLHVGQDEYAVRREEQAEELAPFKASTPSLQL; translated from the coding sequence ATGGGACTGCCAAAGGGCTGGGATGCGACGGCGCATGCCGAATGGGAAGCGAAGCGGCCCGGTCCGGCCATCGCCATCGCCCTCGCCCGCCTCAACAGCGACCCTGCCCCGACTGCCGATATGGCGCTGCAGGCCTGCTACTATCTGTTCCTGCAAAACGCCTTCGCTCCGGCCCGCGACATATTGGAACGGGCAGTTGCTGCACATCCGGGTCATCTTCCGTTGCGCCTCAATGCCGGCGTGCTGTGCACGCGAACCGGCGATCATGTGGCGACGCGCCATCACCTCGAACATTATATTGCGCTTGGCGGCACCGATGTCGGCGCCTTCGACGGGCTTGCCGGCGCTTGCCACAAGCTCGGCGACGACGACCGCGCCGCCGACTGGGGCCGCAAGGCGATCGCCGCCAAGACCGAGATGGCAAGCCGCCTCGGCCCGCTCCTCACCCTTGGCCAGCCGCGACCCGACGGCGCGTCGATCATCGCCTTCAGCCTGTGGGGCAGCAACCCGCGTTACCTGCGTGGCGCGGTTCACAACGCGCTTCGCGCTCCTCAGGTCTATCCCGACTTCCGCTGCCGTTTCTATCTGGACGCTTCGGTGCCGGACGACCTCGTCGCGACGCTCCAGCGCTTGGGCGCGGAAACGATCGTGGAGCAAGGCGAGCCAAGCAACATCCACCGCCTGACCCGGCGTTTCCTCGTTGCCGACGACCCCTCGGTACGCCGCTACCTCGTCCGCGACTGCGACAGCCTGGTCAACGCGCGCGAGGCCGCATCGGTCGGCCTATGGATCGACAGCGGCAGGCCGTTTCACGTGATGCGCGACTGGTGGACGCACAGCGACCCGATCCTCGCCGGGATGTGGGCCGGAATGGGCGGCGTTCTGCCGCCGCTGGCCCCGCTGATCGCGACCTACAAGCCCAAGGTGCTGGAGACGCCGAACTGGGACCAGTGGTTCCTGCGCGATCGGATCTGGCCGTCGATCCGCGCGAATGCGCTGGTCCATGACCGCTGTTTCCACGGCGAGGACAGCGAACCCTTTCCGGGCCTGCCGCCGCGCGGGAACCTGCATGTCGGGCAGGACGAATATGCCGTCCGGCGCGAAGAGCAGGCGGAAGAATTGGCCCCGTTCAAAGCATCGACCCCTTCGCTGCAGCTTTAA
- the dxs gene encoding 1-deoxy-D-xylulose-5-phosphate synthase, with product MSERPDTPLLDTVQYPSDIRKLQKAQLPQLADELRAEMISAVSQSGGHLGSGLGVVELTVAIHYVFDTPDDKLIWDVGHQCYPHKIVTGRRDRIRTLRQGGGLSGFTKRAESEYDPFGAAHSSTSISAGLGFAISNKLSNRPGRAIAVIGDGSMSAGMAYEAMNNAHEAGNRLIVILNDNDMSIAPPVGGLSHYLARLVSSSRYMKTREIARRVFGKLPKPVESAARKAEEFARGMVTGGTLFEELGFYYVGPVDGHDVVGLVEILENVRDAKDGPILVHAVTVKGKGYAPAESAADKYHGVVKFDVVSGKQDKGPGGGPPSYTAVFAEALAAEARRDEKVVAITAAMPSGTGLDKFGQEFPERTFDVGIAEQHAVTFAAGMAAQGHRPFCAIYSTFLQRAYDQVVHDVCIQNLPVRFAMDRAGLVGADGCTHAGSFDLAYLCTLPNMVVMAAADEVELTHMVHTMALYDDGPIAVRYPRGNGRGLEIPAAQKLEIGKGRIVREGKKVAILSLGTRLEEAEKAAEQLEAKGLSTTVADLRFAKPLDEDLIRKLLTTHEVAVTIEEAAVGGFGAHVLTMASDLGLTDAGLKIRTMRLPDVFQDHDSPMKQYDEAGLNAPNIVETVLKALRRNDLSAESGAIA from the coding sequence ATGTCAGAGCGCCCCGATACGCCCCTTCTCGATACGGTCCAGTACCCGTCCGACATTCGCAAGCTGCAGAAGGCCCAGTTGCCGCAACTGGCCGACGAGCTTCGCGCCGAGATGATCTCGGCCGTTTCGCAGTCGGGCGGGCACCTCGGCTCAGGGCTCGGCGTGGTCGAGCTGACGGTCGCCATCCACTATGTGTTCGACACGCCCGACGACAAGCTGATCTGGGACGTCGGGCACCAATGCTACCCGCACAAGATCGTCACCGGCCGTCGCGATCGCATCCGCACGCTGCGGCAGGGCGGGGGGCTCAGCGGCTTCACCAAGCGCGCCGAAAGCGAATATGACCCGTTCGGCGCGGCGCATAGCTCGACCAGCATTTCCGCCGGCCTGGGTTTCGCCATCAGCAACAAGCTGTCGAACCGCCCGGGCCGCGCGATTGCGGTGATCGGCGACGGGTCGATGAGTGCGGGCATGGCCTATGAGGCGATGAACAACGCCCATGAAGCTGGCAATCGCCTGATCGTCATCCTGAACGACAATGACATGTCGATCGCACCGCCGGTCGGCGGTCTTTCGCATTATCTGGCGCGGCTGGTCAGCTCTTCGCGGTACATGAAGACCCGCGAAATCGCCCGGCGGGTGTTCGGCAAGCTGCCCAAGCCGGTCGAATCGGCTGCCCGCAAGGCGGAGGAATTCGCGCGCGGCATGGTCACTGGCGGCACGCTGTTCGAAGAACTGGGCTTCTACTACGTCGGGCCGGTCGACGGCCATGACGTGGTAGGACTGGTCGAAATCCTCGAAAACGTTCGCGATGCCAAGGACGGGCCGATCCTCGTCCATGCCGTGACGGTCAAGGGCAAGGGCTATGCCCCGGCCGAAAGTGCAGCCGACAAATATCATGGCGTGGTGAAGTTCGACGTCGTCAGCGGCAAGCAGGACAAGGGACCGGGCGGCGGGCCGCCGTCCTACACGGCGGTCTTCGCCGAAGCGCTGGCTGCCGAGGCGCGTCGCGACGAAAAGGTCGTCGCAATCACCGCGGCGATGCCTTCGGGCACCGGCCTCGACAAGTTCGGGCAGGAATTCCCAGAACGCACCTTCGACGTCGGTATTGCCGAGCAGCATGCGGTGACCTTCGCGGCCGGGATGGCGGCGCAAGGGCATCGCCCGTTTTGCGCCATCTATTCGACCTTCCTGCAGCGCGCTTACGACCAGGTCGTCCACGACGTCTGCATCCAGAACCTTCCCGTCCGCTTCGCCATGGATCGCGCCGGGCTGGTCGGTGCGGACGGCTGTACCCATGCCGGAAGCTTCGACCTTGCCTATCTGTGCACCTTGCCGAACATGGTGGTGATGGCCGCAGCGGACGAGGTCGAACTGACGCACATGGTCCACACGATGGCGCTGTACGACGATGGTCCGATCGCCGTCCGCTATCCGCGCGGCAATGGCCGGGGCCTGGAAATTCCCGCGGCCCAAAAGCTGGAAATCGGCAAGGGGCGCATCGTCCGCGAAGGCAAGAAGGTTGCCATCCTCTCGCTCGGCACCCGCCTCGAAGAAGCGGAAAAGGCGGCCGAGCAGCTGGAAGCCAAGGGCCTGTCGACGACCGTCGCCGACTTGCGTTTCGCCAAGCCGCTCGACGAGGATCTGATCCGCAAGTTGCTGACGACGCACGAAGTCGCGGTGACCATCGAGGAGGCAGCGGTCGGCGGCTTCGGCGCCCATGTACTGACGATGGCCAGCGACCTTGGACTCACCGATGCCGGCCTAAAGATCCGCACCATGCGCCTGCCCGACGTATTCCAGGACCACGACAGTCCGATGAAACAATATGACGAGGCCGGGCTTAACGCGCCCAACATCGTCGAAACGGTGCTGAAAGCGCTCCGCCGCAACGATCTGTCGGCCGAAAGCGGGGCCATAGCCTGA